The Gossypium hirsutum isolate 1008001.06 chromosome A13, Gossypium_hirsutum_v2.1, whole genome shotgun sequence nucleotide sequence ACAAAACATTTATTggtttatacatattattacaatccttttaatgtttttttaattatataaaatattttctaattatacaaattattataACCATTGTAATATTTCTTTATAATTACACAAGGCATTATACAACTATACAAATTATTATGGATCTCATTTTTGTGTAACACTAATTATACAAAgcattattcaattacacaaaCTATTATAACTTCTGCAATATTTTATGTAATAGAAACTCATTCTAAAGAACTTTGCTTAGGCAAGGAAATAAAAGCACAGACTCCAATACATAAATATCTTTATATTAAAGATTGAGAACATTTTTAAGATTAATTaatattagggtaaactacaaaaatagtcacttttgtttacctcatgttacgttttagtcacttatgtttaaaatgttacgttttagtcacttatgttattattttgttacgaagtgatcactcttccgttaagttcTGTTATATTCTAACGGTAATCCtatgtggcagtccaactagatattaagtgccaacttggatttccAAATGGGAtgtaaatagatttttaattaaataaatttaattaattaaaaattttagacccTAAATCTTAATAGAAAAAACCGTTCATCTCCTCTATtttttttagctttctttttcatttgactaaaaaaatctattattatcaaaaaaatttattcactTACAATAACAAAAGAGGATTCAATGGAGAGTCCAAGTATGTCTTTTCAATCcgatttttgtttatttgtttgtttgttctaAGACAAATTTATGTCTTCTTCACATTCTTGAATAATTGGTTTCTTCACATTGAGGCATTTTATGTTTTGTGTTTTTGCCCATGTGGGTACTTTTAGAGATGATCGAAGGAGTATGTTTCATCATGCTTAAATTGTTTGTATCTAGTTCTTTGGGGTTTACCTTCCTGTTGGTTGCTAAAAAAAGAAGTTTAATTCTTTACATGTAGCTGACATTTAAGATCTTCGATATTGGAAcaggtaattttatttattttttgatttttctaaCCAATTTTCCCTCATTTAgggtttcattttctttttgtttgtcgCTGAAATAGAATTTTTGCGGAAAGGAATGAACATTTTCTCGAGAAACAAAcagatttttttgtttaaattcacAGTACTGTGTCGGATAAGATAGTATGGGAGCTTAATTTGCTGATTTTCAGCTTTGGATATTCTTCCATGAGAAATATGTGTCACTGATTTTCAGTTCCTTTGCAGCGAATGCAGCCTCTGGGTTTATaagtttcatttttgtttttactCAGATGAAAGCCATATCCTTAAAAAGTTtgtctttttctttcaaaaagtGAAAACAATTTCTTAATCTTTGAAGCCCAAACCATCATTCCCGGTGAATTATTGTATCAAAGCCTGCGATAAAACTGGGTTTTTCTATTCAGCTATAATTGCAGCTAACAATAAGCTTCACCTTCATTTCTCAATtgaaaacatgcaaaattttgtGGTTGTTCTTGTATTAAAGCCTGCTGTAAAACTAGTTTCTTCCTGAATTTCATTTGTGCTTGTTCTTGTAAATTTACATATCTTTATTGTGTTCGTATAAATGCATGaatataattacataaatttttatggatttaaatttaaatttaatatgtgtGTGTCTGTTTACATTGTTGACATAGGTCATATTATGTTATTTGCAATGCAATACTAGTTCAGGCTAAGATTATGAAACAGAAAAATACATGGTTTACTTAATTACATGTTACTGCTAGTGAAAAGAgccttcctttttatttttctggcAATGATCatcttatttttaatataatttatatagcTTGAACTTAATCATTTATAGATACTGTGGTTGcttaatttttgtaataaattGTGATTGCTCAATTTTTGTCGCTGTCCTAGCAAAACAAGCCTTATTTTTTGTCAGTCCTTTATGCTTATGTTTCATCTTTTCATTTTGACTCAGGTGTAGTTTGATgcaagtatataaaaaataattgatttaaatatgtatataatgtTAGTTTGATGCAAGTGTATAAAAAACAAttgatttaaatatgtatataatgtTAACTTCACTCTAATTGTCGAAGTAAAGATTGAAGTTTCCCAATTTTGCCACAATGTGTTAACAATTTGCACTTGTATCTTAATGTGTTAACTTCACTCTAATGTGCatatttatgctgttcaaatgtAACTTACAGCTGCTGTCACAATGTATCTTAATGCTCATATTTATGTTGTCAAAATGTGAATAATGACTATTGTTTTCATGTTCTAGATTGTGTATTTTAATGCTGTCTAAATGTGAATATTGACTGCTGTCCGAACGTCCTAAAATGTTCATGAATTCATTAGTGGTGTGCTTTGAAATTGAACTGAAGTTGATATAATATTTTTTCAGGTTTGAATTGTTGTGCAATTTGTTGATActaatataatgttttattttccttttttggtttagggtttgatGTTGAACAAAATACTTTAGGGGGAGATTTTGGAGGACAAGCGTCTGACTTAGATGATAGTTCATATAAAGCTTATGAGTCAGGTACTTCTTATTCTGATTCATTTGAGTCTGATGGTGATAGGGTAGACGAACCAGAGGTTGAACTAGTAGCTGAAATGATACAGAAGGAGTTAAACCACTTACTTGGTTCAAGTTGTTGGGGTTTAGAAGATGATTTTGATAGTAACAGTGATGATGATTTGAATAAAGATGTGGATTATGATAAATATGGGAATAAAAAGTACCTTCTATTCAATCCTCAAACTGATATGAGGAACCCTATATTGATAAAGGGTTTGGTTTTCCCTAGTACAGACATTTTAAAATATGCAATTAAACAGCATGGGAGGATAAATAGGGTAGTAACCAAACTAACTAGGAATGACAAGCTTAAGGTGAAAGCAGTCTGTGTACCTAGTTGTCCATGGACGTTGTGGGCATCCAAATTAAATCCCAAGGATCCAACAGATGGGAGTTGGCAAATTAAGACATTAGTCAACCACCATAAGTGTGGCAAggcaatgaaaaataaaaatattacttcAAAGTGGATGGCTAGACATTATTTACACAAATTTCAAGTTGATCCCAATTATTCCTTAACATCTTTACAAAATGATATTAGGGTAGATTTTGGAACAATAGTGTCTCGGACTAAATGTATGAGGGCTAAGATTAGGGCTCTGGAACTAGTTCAAGGGAATCACAAAGCCCAATATGCCAATATATACGATTATTTACTTGAGTTAAGGAGAAGCAACCCTGGTACAACAACCATCTGTAAATTAGACTATAGGCTATTTCAGAGGCTTTATATATGCCTTGAAGCGTGCAAGTCAGGTTGGTTAACTGGTTGTAAGAGAATTATAGGGTTAGATGGGTGTTGGCTTAAAGGATATTATGGTGGACATTTACTTGCTGCTGTTGGGGTTGATGCCAATAATTGTATATATCCAGTGGCTTTTGCTGCAGTTGAGAGTGAAAACAAACAATCATGGTTTTGGTTCCTCGAGTTGTTACAGAGGGATTTGGAGATCGACAACTCTTACAATATATGCTTCATATCTGACAAACAAAAGGTACTATAAAGTCATAGTATacgctaaattgtttatataaaAATGATTGCTTATCATgttgttttaattgttttacaGGGTTTAATAGAAGCGATATCTTTGTTGTTCCCTAATGCTGAAGCAAGAAATTGTGCCAGACATCTTTAcaacaattttaaaaacatagAAGGATTTAGAGGCCAAGTTATGCGTCTCACTTAGCAATGTCTGAAATGAGGTCACTGTCAGAATCTGCTGAGGGTTGGCTGCGTGACAAGGATCCAAGGACTTGGTCAAGAGCCCACTTCTCAACTAAATGCAAATCTGATCTACTACTGAACAACAACAACGAATGTTTCAACaaggttaaaatttattttttaaatctgaCTATTTATCACTTCATGTTGTATAATTATTGTTGAAGTTATTTAAGGACTTTCCTCTCATTGCAGATCATTTTAGAAGCTAGAGATAAACCTATCCTAACGATGTTGGAAATAATTAGAAGAAAAGTCATGACTAGGTTGGTTTCTATGAGAGAGGCTGCTGAGAAGTATCCTGGACCTTTATGTCCAAGGATACAGAAgaagttgtttgaaattgttaGTCAGTCTAATAAGTAAGTGTTGCTAACTTTTTTTTTACTAAGCTTGAATTCTGTTACTTGGAtagaaaaatttttaactttaaaatgttaCTTTGTTTGTAGTATATGGCCGGTATATGCTGGAAACGAGAAGTATGAGGTAGACTGTGGATTAGGTAACAAGCATGTGGTTGACCTCCTCAACTCCTCCTGTTCATGCAGAAAATGGGACTTGTCAGGAATCCCATGTAAACATGCTGTTTCTTGCATGCAATTACTTGCTGTGAGCCCTGAAACTTACGTCAATACATGTTATACTGTCACTACCCAGTTGAATATTTATAGCCACTTGATTAACCCTGTAAAAGGTAATAGCCTTAAAACTCTAAACCTTTATGAAAAATTACTTATTTATAAAATGTGTTTGacatctttaaatttttgtgtATAGGTCCTATACAATGGGAACATGTGAGGGACATGGAACCCATTCTTCCTCCCATAATTAGAAAGCCCCCCGGAAGACCCAAACAAACAAGGAGGAAGGAAGTAGGTGAAGAAAGAAAGAGTGGACCAAAATTAAGCAAGATAGGACAGCAAGCCAACTGCACCAAATGTGGCAAACCAGGCCATAATACAAGGACTTGAAAAGGGATTGTTGGGGGTAACCAAATGGCAAGCCAATCATCGAGCCTACAAATTTCGAACCAAGCCACTTCAATGGATAACACATCAAGCCAACCACCCTTAACCCAACAAAGCTCAAACCTTACAGCAATTTTTAGGGCCAAATTACCTTTCAAAAGGAAATCTGTTTTGTGAATAAAGAATATATCTTTTTGAAAGGGTTGTTGAATCATGTTAACAATAGTTAGATTATACATTTTGTCTTAATTGAGGGttagaaacaattttttttaaactactGGACAATTACTTAAGAAATGTTAGATTATACATATTCTCTCAAAGGGGAGTAAAATAGTTCAACTCTTCTTACATCTTTTAAGGATATCATCTATATGCCATTTTTTGCCTCACTATGCATTATGTTCAACTCTTTTAAGGATCTCATTTGCATATCTCATAAGTTTATTTTCATCCTCACactaatatatatagataaactaaaatatatatctTATAGAGCAAACTTATagagtaaaattttcataaactaTACGTGAGGTATTCATGGTAAAGACAATCACATGTGAAATTAAAATGGAATACTTTCATTTTGTAGACCAAATCAACAACCAGttgaagtaaaaaatatatataaatataggaTCAAAGTAATGTAGTGCCTGTTTATTTCTTTCTCTCCTTTTTACAAtgctaattaagtaaaaataattgttaactacgagacaaaaaattctgatttttctagcatgaaattgctcatattatttggtaattaatttcaaatttacatgtctgtttcatattttatttacacCCATGATTTCTTCCTCGTCCTCTTCGACCATGTTAGCTTATCCTAACCAGCTCTTAGTAGGAGTGGATCGACAATGCATAAGCATAAAAAGTATTTTTAGGTGGGACTGCAGCAGCTTGATCATCAACAAACGTAAATTCTCAATCTTAAATCTGAGCTCTCCTTCAGGAAGCTATTTTCTACAGTGCCATCCAACGCAAAACAAACGTAATTAGACTTAGGGGAAACAAGGAAGCTTGAATGAAACTATGACACAATGGTTAAGAAATATTCATAGGGGTGAACAAATTAAAAATGGAGCTATCAAAACAGCGTAAATTGTCATCATTACAAGAGAAAGTACAAACATAAATGCCCAAAGATAGATAgctaaataaggacctccactctGTAATCACAAAATAAAGATTCACCATAGTCATAGAAGGATAACAATAATAGCAAAAAGACTAGAGAGTAATTAAGACCATAAAATCTCATTGTTAAGCTAACAATTGTCTGATTATAATAGAAAGGACCAGTAATATTTGACCAGAGAGACCAAATGCTAGAAATGTACACAATTTTACTTGTACTATAACAATAATAGCAGAAACAATGGGTGGACCAAGTACAATAGCAAGACATATTCCTTTGATAAGGTCCTTAAAGAATAACCATATTGTTTGCTGCTAAacatatgataaaataattaggaaCAGCAAGATAAGTGTgatcttaaaatttaaaagaacaaGTTCCAAAAATAGCAGTAAACAAAGAAACAAGAAAGAGATTTAACGATTAAGAATACAAACTTTATTGAAACCATGCCGGGCCTTGATTACAAAAGTTGAATAAAGAGAAAAGGGTAGGTCAGTGATCTGCAACATAAAACCACAAATAAATGGTCTGCGTTAACTTACACAAAATGATAATTGTATTAAGGGATGCAGAAGACAAAGAAAATATCATGAACTAACTTGTGGCCATATCATAACACCAGCCAAAAATCAAAGGGTGTGCAATATTTCATTCTCTTCATTTAGAccaagaaaaaggcaagaaaaTTCCTGATTTATGCgat carries:
- the LOC121212476 gene encoding uncharacterized protein; the encoded protein is MSEMRSLSESAEGWLRDKDPRTWSRAHFSTKCKSDLLLNNNNECFNKIILEARDKPILTMLEIIRRKVMTRLVSMREAAEKYPGPLCPRIQKKLFEIVSQSNNIWPVYAGNEKYEVDCGLGNKHVVDLLNSSCSCRKWDLSGIPCKHAVSCMQLLAVSPETYVNTCYTVTTQLNIYSHLINPVKGPIQWEHVRDMEPILPPIIRKPPGRPKQTRRKEVGEERKSGPKLSKIGQQANCTKCGKPGHNTRT